The window TCGTAGGTCCGGCTATCTATATTGCAGCGACTACTTTTCATCAGGAAATGATACCGACCCCTCTTGTGATTGCGCTGGCAGCACAGCGTGAATCGGTTCCTTTTCCGGCGTTTGTGGAAGCAATGATTATGGAAGTAACGTTTGAAATTTTGCGTGAGGCCGGGGTAAGGCTTCCGCGGGCAATCGGACAAACGGTATCGATTGTGGGGGCGATTGTCCTTGGCCAGTCAGCGGTTCAAGCAGGATTTGTATCGCCGGCTATGCTCATTGTCGTTTCGATTACAGCGATTGCCAATTTTGCGACCCCTGCTTATTCTATTGCGATATCGGCGCGATTGATTCGTTTTATTATTGCGGTGATGGCGGCGACATTCGGGTTTTACGGCTGCTTAATGGGCATATTGGTGATGGTGATTCATCTATGCAGCCTTCGCTCATTTGGGGTGCCGTATATGACTCCGCTTGCTCCTTTTATTCCGGCTAATTTTGGCGACACAGTAGTTCGCAAGCCAATCTGGGAATATAAAGAGAGACCTCGTATCATTAGCCAATCGAATATTACAAGAGCGGGTGAACATCAACGGCCACAGCCGCCGGATCATTCCTATTCTCAGAAAGAGAATGAAAAAGGTGAAAAAAATGATTCGTAAGCGGTCCTTATTGTTCATGATAGTATGTGTGCAACTTCTCCTTTCGGGGTGTTGGAGCAAGCGTGAACTGACCGATCTGGCGTTGGTGTTGGCACTCGGCATCGATATGACGAAGGATGGAAAATATGAGGTCAGCATGCAAATTGTCAATCCCGGAAATGTGGCCGGGGCTGTCCAGCAAGGTGGCGGAGGAGGACAAGGACTGCCGATAGTCGTGTATCATCAAAAAGGTGATAACATCGTTGAAGCTGCCAGAAAAGCTTCTACAATGATTTCAAGGCGTTTGTACTTTTCTCATACGAATATGCTCGTAATAGGAGAAAAAGTGGCTAAAAAAAATATACCTGTTATACTGGAAGCCATCGAAAGAGACCAACAATTTCGAAGCACAACTACGATGGTGGTTGCAAAAGGAACAAAGGCGCAGACCATTTTAGAAACTTTGACGCCAATTGATAAAATTCCCGCTGATCAAATTCGCAAAACGCTGACGACTTCCGAGTCAATATGGAGTGAAACTTTCCCAACCAAAATTGCTGATGTCATTCAACAATTGATTTCCCCGGGAAAACAACCGGTCATTCCGGGGATCAGGCTGATCCATAACAGTGAACAAAGGGGGACGATGGAAAACCTGCAAAGAACAAATCCGGTAAGTAATATCGAAATAAGCGGATTCGCCATGATTAAAGATGGAAAACTAAAAAAATGGGTGTACGGCAAAACAGCGCGAGGAGTAACCTGGTCGCTGGGAAAGATGAGGTCCACGAGTGTAAGCGTCGATTGGGGTGGAAGAAAAAAGGCCCTTTCCTATGAAGTGGTTCGGGACAAAACAAAGCTGACAGCCAAAGTGAAAAACGGAAAACCGGAAGGGTCCGTCTTGGTGAAAGTGGAAGGCGATATTGGAGAAATGCTCGTCCCGGTTGATATCACGAACTTACGAGTCATACAAAAAATTGAAAGACAAACCAATAGAGAAATTGAAAGAGAAATTGAGCGAGCGATCAAAATCGCTCAACGGAACCACACGGATATTTTTGGCTTTGGCGATGCGATCCATAGGCACGATCCGAAGTTTTGGAAAAGGGTACACACGAAGTGGAGCGATGATTATTTCCCAACTATGAACATAAAGGTTGAAGTGAGGACGCACATACGGCGTTCAGAATTGCGGACAAAATCATTCCTGTCCACTATTAAGGAAGAAAAAAGGCGGTGATCCATGAATGGAGAAGGCAAAAATAGACGGCCTCCAGTTATTCATTCTCATTTTTTTATTTGAAATGGGAAGTGCCATTGTCCTCACTTTAGGAGTCCAGGCTAAGCAAGATGCTTGGATGACGATATTAGGTGGGTTGTTGGGAGGATTGCTTTTATTTCTTGTCTACCATCGCCTTTATCTGTATTTTCCCGACAAGTCTCTGGCCACTTATGCACAAGACCTTTTAGGGACGTTTGTAGGAAAAGTGATCGGCTTTGTCTATTGCATTTATTTTCTTTATTTAGCAGCAAGAGTGCTGCGCGATTTCGGGGAATT of the Bacillus smithii genome contains:
- a CDS encoding Ger(x)C family spore germination protein, whose translation is MIRKRSLLFMIVCVQLLLSGCWSKRELTDLALVLALGIDMTKDGKYEVSMQIVNPGNVAGAVQQGGGGGQGLPIVVYHQKGDNIVEAARKASTMISRRLYFSHTNMLVIGEKVAKKNIPVILEAIERDQQFRSTTTMVVAKGTKAQTILETLTPIDKIPADQIRKTLTTSESIWSETFPTKIADVIQQLISPGKQPVIPGIRLIHNSEQRGTMENLQRTNPVSNIEISGFAMIKDGKLKKWVYGKTARGVTWSLGKMRSTSVSVDWGGRKKALSYEVVRDKTKLTAKVKNGKPEGSVLVKVEGDIGEMLVPVDITNLRVIQKIERQTNREIEREIERAIKIAQRNHTDIFGFGDAIHRHDPKFWKRVHTKWSDDYFPTMNIKVEVRTHIRRSELRTKSFLSTIKEEKRR